A part of Candidatus Moraniibacteriota bacterium genomic DNA contains:
- a CDS encoding O-antigen ligase family protein translates to MFSWVAGDMLFGMGERVKNFLWYTFVFLLPWQTVWIFREVFVDGEKWQYATIGMYVSDIVLVAFAIFFYLCASRETWRELSRDVFVRIFVALLAWSLLSTLWAINRELALLSVWRVFLMTLVYVCMRYGGVSFRKTIAMFLFSMTVQAGLALSQWVSQFVFSSSLFGIAQHDPSQWGTFVLKTESGRFLRAYGGFEHPNVLGGALAMAILFGVWLSVTARRLCVRVALLGMTVVSSFALVVTFSRSAWMALGCGGGVLFLGLINLNRRIIAVRKVAQRLAISLFFVGTSFSLGFLLVRDIAMSRFSDETLAREGSLSDRAVYMEQALVAIREHPILGVGGGNFTAFSMERFPDAGAFVGAFQPVHMVPILVFVELGVIGFVLFLLLFAFGFARAWKQRNVLSLSILFALVPMLLIDHWLWSGHFGALFLGFLLGVCARDDALLT, encoded by the coding sequence TTGTTCTCTTGGGTGGCGGGTGATATGCTTTTTGGTATGGGTGAACGCGTCAAAAATTTTCTGTGGTACACTTTTGTCTTTCTTTTGCCGTGGCAGACGGTGTGGATTTTTCGCGAGGTGTTTGTTGATGGGGAGAAATGGCAGTATGCGACTATTGGGATGTATGTGTCGGATATAGTGCTCGTGGCGTTTGCGATTTTTTTCTATCTGTGCGCGTCGCGTGAAACGTGGCGAGAATTGTCTCGCGATGTGTTCGTGCGGATTTTTGTGGCGCTCCTTGCATGGTCGCTTCTTTCGACACTCTGGGCAATCAATCGAGAACTCGCGCTCCTTTCGGTGTGGCGCGTTTTTCTTATGACGCTTGTGTATGTGTGCATGCGGTATGGCGGCGTTTCTTTTCGGAAAACGATTGCGATGTTTCTTTTTTCCATGACGGTACAGGCGGGACTTGCGCTTTCGCAGTGGGTTTCGCAATTCGTTTTTTCCTCAAGTCTTTTTGGTATTGCTCAGCATGATCCTTCGCAATGGGGGACGTTTGTATTGAAGACGGAGAGTGGGCGGTTTCTCCGGGCATATGGCGGATTCGAGCATCCGAACGTTTTGGGGGGAGCGCTTGCAATGGCGATACTTTTTGGCGTGTGGCTTTCGGTGACGGCACGGCGACTCTGTGTACGAGTTGCACTTCTTGGCATGACGGTTGTGTCGAGTTTTGCATTGGTTGTCACCTTTTCGCGGAGTGCGTGGATGGCACTTGGTTGTGGTGGAGGAGTATTATTTCTTGGCTTGATAAATTTAAATAGAAGAATAATCGCCGTTCGGAAAGTGGCACAGCGTCTTGCTATATCGTTGTTTTTTGTAGGAACTTCTTTCTCTCTTGGATTCCTTTTGGTTCGAGATATCGCAATGAGTCGGTTTTCGGATGAGACACTTGCTCGTGAGGGGTCGCTTTCGGATCGGGCAGTCTATATGGAGCAGGCGCTTGTTGCAATACGCGAGCATCCAATACTCGGTGTGGGCGGGGGGAATTTCACGGCGTTTTCGATGGAGCGCTTCCCGGATGCGGGGGCGTTTGTCGGAGCATTTCAGCCGGTCCATATGGTGCCAATACTGGTCTTTGTCGAGCTTGGCGTGATTGGTTTTGTACTTTTTCTTTTGCTCTTTGCTTTTGGATTTGCTCGGGCATGGAAACAAAGGAATGTGCTTTCGCTTTCGATACTCTTTGCGCTTGTGCCAATGCTTCTGATTGATCACTGGTTGTGGAGCGGGCATTTTGGCGCCCTGTTTTTAGGGTTTCTTCTTGGTGTGTGTGCTCGAGATGATGCGCTTCTCACGTAA